The following are from one region of the Sciurus carolinensis chromosome 5, mSciCar1.2, whole genome shotgun sequence genome:
- the LOC124985294 gene encoding LOW QUALITY PROTEIN: U6 snRNA-associated Sm-like protein LSm1 (The sequence of the model RefSeq protein was modified relative to this genomic sequence to represent the inferred CDS: deleted 2 bases in 1 codon): MNYMPGTASLIEDINKKHLVLLRDGRTLIGFLRSIDQFANLVLHQTVERIHVGKKYGDIPRGIFVVRGENVVLLGEIDLEKESDTPLQQVSIEEILEEQRVEQQTKLEAEELKVQALKDPGLSIPRADTLDEY, from the exons ATGAACTATATGCCCGGCACCGCCAGCCTCATCGAGGACATCAACAAAAAGCACTTGGTCCTACTTCGAGATGGAAGGACACTTATAGGCTTTTTAAGAAGTATTGATCAATTTGCTAACTTAGTGCTACATCAGACTGTGGAGCGTATTCATGTGGGCAAAAAATATGGTGATATTCCTCGAGGAATTTTTGTGGTCAGAGGAGAAAATGTGGTCTTACTAGGAGAAATAGACTTGGAAAAGGAGAGTGATACACCCCTCCAGCAAGTGTCTATTGAAGAAATCTTAGAAGAACAG AGGGTGGAACAACAGACCAAGCTAGAAGCAGAGGAGCTGAAAGTTCAGGCCCTTAAAGATCCGGGTCTGTCAATTCCTAGAGCAGATACTCTTGATGAGTATTAA